In the Brassica napus cultivar Da-Ae chromosome A7, Da-Ae, whole genome shotgun sequence genome, one interval contains:
- the LOC125576632 gene encoding CRS2-associated factor 1, chloroplastic-like, giving the protein MSLKLNTPFPIFAPSLFPNPNPRAPSEIRFSRWGNANAERFEQRRRTQEELEAEIRRDRRFDAATSIVHTQDSAAASSEPKTSPFRSRGTPSQPSARSIPGRRSKYSKPDYGPTRPKNKPKVPDSPPQLGAKPEVKLSEDGLSYVIDGAPFEFKYSYTETPKVKPLKLREAPYAPFGPTTMGRPWTGRAPLPQSQKPPREFDSFQLPPVGKKGVKPVQKPGPFRPGVGPRYVYTKEEILGEPLTKEEIRELVTSCLKTTRQLNMGRDGLTHNMLNNIHDLWKRRRVCKIKCKGVCTVDMDNVCEQLEEKIGGKVIYRRGGVIFLFRGRNYNHRTRPRFPLMLWKPAAPVYPRLIQQVPEGLTLKEATAMRRKGRELMPICKLGKNGVYCDLVKNVREAFEVCELVRIDCQGIKGSDFRKIGAKLKDLVPCVLISFENEQILIWRGREWKSSLTVPDKKDDILRDIDVDTVSEEDEASESLNHTQTVNQNSSSGPMEFQHDPDGDELCSSTGDISALEGAGSTLHASSTEDVTTDNSLGDHQEPEQESETSEEINRQSVERVLNMMKQAVESGAALVLDAADLDPDTVFARAVAFSSVATPGPVFQHGLRKQPAVKKEEKREFGYKNIEAKTSSAVVPGRKEVAATVERYDKREKEGVELKMEELDEDYREVIPHGTLKVDELAKLLA; this is encoded by the exons ATGTCGTTGAAACTCAACACCCCTTTCCCAATTTTCGCGCCATCTCTGTTCCCAAACCCGAACCCAAGAGCACCCAGCGAGATCCGATTCTCCAGATGGGGCAACGCCAACGCCGAGCGGTTCGAGCAGCGTCGCCGGACCCAAGAGGAGCTCGAAGCAGAAATCCGCCGCGACCGCCGCTTCGACGCCGCCACTTCGATCGTCCACACGCAAGACTCCGCCGCCGCATCGTCCGAGCCCAAAACCTCGCCTTTCAGGTCCAGAGGCACTCCTTCGCAGCCATCCGCTCGATCAATCCCGGGCCGGAGATCCAAATACTCCAAGCCCGATTACGGGCCCACCAGGCCCAAGAACAAGCCCAAAGTCCCCGACTCGCCCCCGCAGCTAGGCGCGAAGCCTGAGGTTAAGCTGAGCGAAGACGGGCTCTCTTACGTCATCGACGGAGCTCCGTTCGAGTTCAAGTACAGCTACACGGAGACGCCAAAGGTCAAGCCTTTGAAGCTTCGCGAGGCTCCCTACGCGCCTTTTGGCCCCACGACGATGGGGAGGCCTTGGACTGGCCGCGCTCCGCTTCCTCAGTCGCAGAAGCCGCCTAGGGAGTTTGATTCTTTTCAGTTGCCGCCGGTGGGGAAGAAGGGGGTGAAGCCGGTTCAGAAACCGGGTCCTTTTCGACCCGGGGTGGGTCCTAGGTATGTTTACACCAAGGAGGAGATTTTGGGAGAGCCTTTGACCAAGGAAGAGATCAGAGAGCTTGTTACTTCTTGCTTGAAGACTACAAGGCAATTGAATATGG GCAGAGATGGCTTGACACATAACATGTTGAACAACATACATGACTTATGGAAGCGGAGAAGGGTTTGTAAGATTAAATGCAAGGGAGTTTGTACAGTTGACATGGATAATGTCTGCGAGCAATTAGAG GAGAAAATTGGAGGGAAGGTGATATACAGAAGAGGAGGTGTGATTTTCCTATTTCGTGGCAGAAACTATAACCACAGGACAAGACCGCGCTTCCCTCTTATGTTGTGGAAGCCTGCAGCACCAGTTTATCCGAGGCTGATTCAACAAGTTCCTGAGGGTCTAACTCTTAAGGAAGCTACGGCGATGCGGAGGAAAGGACGAGAGCTCATGCCCATTTGCAAGCTAG GGAAGAATGGTGTGTATTGTGACCTTGTGAAAAATGTGAGAGAAGCATTTGAAGTTTGTGAACTGGTTCGGATCGATTGTCAAGGGATAAAAGGCAGTGATTTTAGGAAAATCGGTGCCAAGCTCAAG GATCTTGTTCCATGCGTGCTTATATCTTTTGAAAACGAGCAGATTCTTATCTGGAGAGGACGAGAATGGAAATCCTCTCTCACAGTTCCAGATAAAAAGGATGATATCCTCAGAGATATCGATGTTGATACTGTCTCTGAAGAGGACGAAGCATCGGAGTCACTTAATCATACTCAAACTGTGAACCAGAACTCTTCTTCTGGTCCTATGGAATTTCAACACGATCCAGATGGTGATGAGTTATGCTCTTCAACTGGAGATATCTCGGCATTGGAAGGCGCAGGCAGTACTTTACATGCCTCATCTACAGAAGATGTTACCACAGATAACTCTCTTGGGGATCATCAAGAACCTGAACAGGAGTCAGAAACATCGGAAGAGATCAACAGACAAAGCGTAGAGAGAGTTTTAAATATGATGAAACAAGCTGTAGAGAGCGGGGCTGCGTTGGTGTTAGACGCTGCTGATCTTGATCCAGACACAGTCTTTGCAAGAGCTGTGGCCTTTTCGAGTGTAGCTACACCGGGACCTGTTTTCCAGCATGGCTTGAGGAAACAACCAGCGGTTAAGAAAGAGGAAAAACGAGAATTCGGATACAAAAACATCGAGGCAAAGACAAGTAGTGCTGTGGTTCCCGGGAGAAAAGAGGTTGCAGCGACGGTGGAGAGATATGACAAGAGGGAGAAGGAAGGAGTTGAGTTGAAAATGGAAGAGCTTGATGAAGATTACAGAGAAGTGATACCTCATGGAACACTGAAAGTAGATGAACTAGCTAAACTACTTGCGTAA
- the LOC111198099 gene encoding protein unc-13 homolog, whose amino-acid sequence MEESLPSPFGDPAPNLSDSELRETAYEILVAACRTTGSRPLTFIPQSPKSDRSNGVSLSPSPSLHRSLTSTAASRVKKALGMKKRSGGGGDVREGESSGQPDRIKKSVTVGELVRVQMRISEQIDSRIRRALLRIASGQLGRRVETMVLPLELLQQLKATDFPDHDEYISWQRRNLKLLEAGLILHPHVPLSKSDKSVQQLKQMIRSGLERPLDTGKITGESQNLRSVVMSLATRSNNDGIGPDTCHWADGFPLNLRIYQMLLESCFDVNDELSVVEEVDEVLELIKKTWPVLGMNQMVHNVCFLWVLFNRYVATGQVENDLLVAAHNLILEVENDAKETNDPAYSKISNSVLSLILDWAEKRLLAYHDTFNIDNVETLETTVSLGISVAKVLGEDASSEYRRKKKNVDSGRDRVDTYIRSSLRMAFSQTKKMVEHSKRSKSRQSSTSNLPALATLAEDIGHLAFNEKAIFSPILKNWHPLAAGVAAATLHSCYGTELKKFVSGITELTPDAIRVLTAADKLEKDLVQIAVQDAVDSDDGGKSVIREMPPFEAEVVIGNLVKSWIKTRVDRLKEWIDRNLQQEAWNPKLNKLGIAPSSVDVLRMVDETLEAFFLLPILLHTVLLPELTSGLDKCMQHYVSKAKSSCGSRNTFLPALPALTRCSVGSRLHGVFKKKEKPMAASNRRKSQLGTSNDSAEILQFCCRINTLHYIRTEIESSGRKTLNRLPESDIAAFDGKAKIFEQSIGYCSKGVQQLSEATAYKIVFHDLSNVLWDGLYVGEVSSSRVESFLQELERCLEIISSSVHDRVRTRVISDIMRASFDGFLLVLLAGGPSRCFTVQDSDAVDEDFKFLCDLFWSNGDGLPLDLIEKVSTTVKSILPLLRTDTESLIERFKAVCLENHGSDRGKLPLPPTSGPWSPTEANTLLRVLCYRYDESATKFLKRTYNLPRKLT is encoded by the exons ATGGAGGAATCTCTACCTTCTCCTTTCGGCGATCCAGCCCCGAACTTATCCGATTCGGAGCTCCGAGAAACCGCTTACGAGATCCTAGTCGCTGCTTGCCGCACCACCGGAAGTCGCCCCCTCACTTTCATCCCTCAATCTCCCAAGTCCGATCGGAGCAACGGCGTATCGCTATCGCCGTCTCCGTCTCTTCACAGATCTCTGACGTCGACGGCGGCCAGCAGAGTAAAAAAGGCGTTAGGGATGAAGAAACGAAGCGGCGGCGGAGGAGACGTCAGAGAAGGAGAATCGTCGGGTCAACCCGATCGGATCAAGAAATCGGTAACGGTGGGTGAGTTAGTCCGTGTTCAGATGCGAATCTCCGAGCAGATCGATTCACGGATCCGTAGAGCTCTTCTAAGGATCGCTTCTGGTCAG CTTGGGAGGCGTGTGGAGACTATGGTTCTACCTCTTGAGCTTCTTCAACAGCTCAAAGCCACAGACTTTCCTGATCACGACGAGTACATATCATGGCAGAGAAGAAACTTGAAGCTTCTAGAAGCCGGTTTGATCTTACATCCTCATGTTCCTTTGAGTAAGTCTGATAAATCTGTTCAACAGCTTAAGCAGATGATCCGGTCCGGTCTCGAGAGGCCGTTAGACACCGGGAAGATCACCGGAGAGTCGCAGAATCTCAGGAGTGTTGTAATGTCTCTCGCTACTCGTTCCAACAACGACGGGATTGGTCCTGACACTTGTCATTGGGCTGATGGGTTTCCTTTGAATCTTAGAATCTATCAGATGCTTCTTGAGTCTTGTTTTGATGTGAATGACGAGTTATCTGTTGTTGAGGAAGTGGATGAGGTTTTGGAGCTTATAAAGAAAACATGGCCTGTCTTGGGTATGAATCAGATGGTTCACAACGTTTGTTTCCTCTGGGTGTTGTTTAACCGGTACGTTGCAACTGGTCAAGTGGAGAATGACTTGCTTGTAGCTGCTCATAACTTGATACTTGAAGTTGAGAACGACGCAAAGGAGACCAATGATCCTGCCTATTCCAAGATCTCGAACTCTGTCTTGAGTTTGATCCTGGATTGGGCTGAGAAGAGGCTTCTTGCTTACCATGATACTTTCAACATTGATAACGTCGAGACTCTTGAAACGACGGTTTCTCTGGGGATCTCAGTAGCTAAAGTACTAGGTGAAGATGCTTCTAGCGAGTatagaaggaaaaaaaagaatgttGATTCAGGCCGTGATCGAGTCGATACCTATATCAGATCTTCCTTGCGTATGGCCTTTTCGCAG ACAAAGAAGATGGTGGAACATAGCAAGCGGTCAAAATCTCGTCAGAGCAGCACGAGCAATCTTCCCGCCCTTGCCACTCTTGCAGAGGATATTGGTCACTTAGCATTCAACGAGAAGGCGATATTTAGTCCAATCCTAAAGAACTGGCATCCTCTTGCAGCTGGCGTGGCTGCAGCTACACTTCATTCGTGCTATGGAACTGAGTTGAAGAAGTTTGTTTCTGGTATCACCGAGTTGACGCCTGATGCAATAAGAGTACTCACCGCTGCAGATAAGCTAGAGAAGGATCTGGTGCAGATTGCAGTTCAAGATGCAGTAGATAGTGACGATGGGGGTAAGTCGGTTATAAGAGAGATGCCTCCTTTTGAAGCGGAAGTTGTTATAGGAAATCTTGTGAAATCATGGATCAAAACCAGAGTTGATAGACTGAAGGAGTGGATTGATCGGAATCTCCAGCAAGAG GCATGGAATCCGAAACTGAATAAACTTGGCATTGCTCCTTCTTCCGTGGATGTACTGAGGATGGTAGATGAGACCTTGGAAGCGTTTTTCTTGTTGCCTATACTTTTGCATACAGTTTTACTTCCCGAGCTGACCTCGGGCCTCGACAAGTGTATGCAGCATTATGTATCAAAGGCCAAATCTTCCTGCG GCTCGAGGAACACGTTTCTACCCGCTTTGCCCGCCTTAACAAGATGCAGCGTCGGTTCGAGACTACACGGTgtcttcaagaagaaggagaagccaATGGCGGCTTCTAACCGGAGAAAATCACAGCTGGGGACGAGTAATGACTCAGCTGAGATACTCCAGTTCTGTTGCAGAATCAACACACTGCATTACATCAGGACCGAGATCGAATCATCCGGAAGAAAAACATTAAACCGTCTCCCGGAATCCGACATAGCTGCCTTTGATGGCAAAGCTAAAATCTTTGAACAGTCAATCGGTTACTGCTCGAAAGGAGTACAGCAACTCTCCGAAGCAACGGCTTACAAGATCGTCTTCCACGATCTAAGCAACGTTCTCTGGGACGGTCTGTACGTAGGAGAAGTATCTTCCTCGAGGGTCGAATCCTTTCTTCAAGAACTCGAACGTTGCCTTGAGATTATTTCATCATCCGTTCACGATAGAGTCCGAACCAGAGTCATTTCAGATATCATGAGAGCTTCTTTCGACGGGTTCTTATTAGTCCTCCTCGCGGGTGGACCATCACGTTGCTTCACGGTTCAAGACTCCGATGCGGTAGACGAGGATTTCAAGTTTCTATGCGATCTTTTCTGGTCGAACGGAGACGGGTTGCCTTTGGATTTGATCGAGAAGGTTTCCACGACGGTCAAGAGTATACTTCCGCTGCTACGTACGGATACAGAGTCTCTGATTGAACGGTTTAAAGCGGTGTGTCTCGAGAATCACGGTTCGGACAGAGGGAAGCTTCCGTTGCCGCCGACTTCTGGACCGTGGAGTCCGACAGAAGCAAACACGCTGTTGAGGGTTTTGTGTTACCGTTATGATGAGTCTGCGACTAAGTTTCTGAAGAGAACGTATAACTTGCCGAGGAAGCTAACTTGA